ccttttcctgctgtcaaaagcaactttgaaatcgaggtggtgtgtgtcgattctcttctcACGGGCGCATTGTGAATGTCTGGTCAATTGATGATTTTCttggtctaaagccacactgttaatgtccaatcagtttgttgacggtgggctttaatctttcacacaatacgctcgatagaacctcatATGCCAtatttaggagacttatcctatggtaattggcgcagattgtcctgccatattttacaaagaagctgatacaagctccttatcagttcctcgccgccgtgtttgaatagctcggctggcaatccatcggcccccgccgctttgttgttcttcagacgggcaattgctattcgaacttcgtcatggtcgggcaatggaacatctgctccatcgtcatcgattgaggaatcgggttcaccttctaGATTTCAAACAAtaaccctgtcggccagcttgtcaagctctttgaactcacgcattttggcccctctctttttctgtctgctaatgcgtctcgcttccctcttcaactatTAATGGGATAAATACTCTCACTTGTTgtggtaggcagcctgttttctctccgttgCGActcggcactcctcatcgtaccagctgttcttttgcattgtCCGAAAACCAATCGCTTACAGCTGTaggtaaggagcttgaaatgccttGATTGAAGCTTCTCGACGTCGGACCTagcttgtgtttgttgacgtacgttttttgctgcacagaggcgggtgcgaatcttggctgcaataaGATAGTGGTGCGAGTGgatgggcgcaaatcagcaatATGTTGAACAACTTCTCTTTGATGCAGACTGTGAccagacgttcatccaccggggtgaatgacagtactcggcgacggactCTCTCTCACcgcgaatcccacaccaaatttcctcctcctttatatggcctcagtccttgtcccgtccatcgcatttcttggacggcggtgatgtcagccttcactcgaAGAGGACGGCATCTTCCTTATTAAGGGACTGGACATTCCAGGaacatgcccttaaatcgtagtcttTAACACATTTGCtggggtcgtcatcaaaagagatgtctctcatccgaggctgttatCTTCTTATCCTTCGtagtgtgttttacgtgggccactctcaagtgaatggcaatcagagaactttcctcacttgtgtcaacttctacacatggctccattcTCCTTGTTTTATgattacaataattaatttgagcTCATACTATTATCAGTATCGGTTATCAGTAAACCCACGATTAAAAAcaacacttacatatgtgatCGATAAGTCATCGACTTGGTGTTGATATTCTTCAGTCAGAATCAGCTGTTCAGCTgtttcttttgttattgttcctttggtttagttttttttttttgatttttcttatcATTGAGCCACTGGACATAATTTCTACTCCATATAATTAACTAGGATTGCATAATGCTCCAAGTGCGACCAACTCTGTATAGCCGAATTCTAAAACCGCTGATAAATTGTAGTATAATGCAACGCAATAATCACATAGAAACGAAAGTAACACTTAGTGACGGCATCACCATTAACTATATACAAACGGGCAAAGGTGACAAAAACGTATTGCTAATGCCTGGTGCACTTGGCACTGCCTGGACAGATTTCAAACCACAAATAGAAAAACTACCTGAGCTGCTACCAAATCATACAATAATTGCATGGGATCCGCCTGGTTACGGAAAGTCGCTACCGCCGGAACGACACTTCGATCTCGACTTTTTCCAAAAAGATGCACGTTGTGCTGTAGACCTGATGCGGGCTTTAGGAAAACCCAAATTTTCTATACTAGGTTGGAGTGATGGAGGCATAACTGGGATCATTGTGGCGGGTCGTTTTGTTGAATCTGTCGAAaagttagttatatggggtgcCGGTGCTTATTTGAATGCTGAAGAGGAAAAAGCAATGCGAGGCAAATACACAATAATATTATaacacaattaatttattttacagcaTGTAATGGATTTTACAGATATGCGCGATGTGCAGAAATGGTCACAACGGCATCGTGAAACAATGGAGAAAGTATATGGTGTAGAGGGATTACCAAAGTTGTGGTCTGCATGGGTTGATGCTGTGGTTGCAATTTATAAAGAGCGTAAAGGAGACTTTTGTTGCACAGAAGTAACGCAAATTAAAGCGCCAACTTTTATATTGCATGGCAAGAAGGATCCAATGATTGCTGCCGAGCACATACCATATCTAAGAGAACGTATAAAAGATTCCAAGTAAGAAATTGTGTATTTTTCTGCGATAACTAGTTGtttgattatacatatattcttcatatttccaaaatatttcaactttttgcgattaaaaattaatccatacatttgaaatttttagatatTATGAATTCCCCGAAGGCAAACATAATATTCATCTACGTTATGCAGACGAGTTCAATAAATTGGTAGCGCATTTCTTAACGCAAAAGCCCTAACATCGTACttcaaaagaattttatatgtgtatacatatgtataagcgcTGACCTTTGGTAATCTCGCAGTCTACGGAACCGATTGtggtattgttttatttaaatgttaacTCATCTTAAGTGAAAggtcaaactttttatttgatatatttgtTAACAcat
The sequence above is drawn from the Bactrocera tryoni isolate S06 chromosome 1, CSIRO_BtryS06_freeze2, whole genome shotgun sequence genome and encodes:
- the LOC120771013 gene encoding valacyclovir hydrolase translates to MLQVRPTLYSRILKPLINCSIMQRNNHIETKVTLSDGITINYIQTGKGDKNVLLMPGALGTAWTDFKPQIEKLPELLPNHTIIAWDPPGYGKSLPPERHFDLDFFQKDARCAVDLMRALGKPKFSILGWSDGGITGIIVAGRFVESVEKLVIWGAGAYLNAEEEKAMRDMRDVQKWSQRHRETMEKVYGVEGLPKLWSAWVDAVVAIYKERKGDFCCTEVTQIKAPTFILHGKKDPMIAAEHIPYLRERIKDSKYYEFPEGKHNIHLRYADEFNKLVAHFLTQKP